One part of the Lapillicoccus jejuensis genome encodes these proteins:
- a CDS encoding aquaporin, whose protein sequence is MTTPVTGSLGDGLRRPMGKRLGAEALGSFFLVLGTVGTAVLGASYTSPGSLTQPSSQQGVGNLGIALAAGLSFVAVAYAVGSVSGAHLNPAVTLGLWAARRFDSLREVGLYVVAQLAGGLLAGAVVWGTARSTFGSAQATGQLDANGFGAHSPVGAGLGVVLLAEVLLTALLVLVVLGATTSYAPSGFEPIAIGFAYVVVHLVSLPLSRTGVNPARSLAVAFFNGDGAPGQLWVFLLAPVVGAVLAGWSFEAITGIDRSNVDIGGGPAAR, encoded by the coding sequence ATGACGACGCCGGTGACGGGGAGCCTGGGCGACGGCCTGCGACGGCCGATGGGCAAGCGGCTGGGGGCGGAGGCGCTCGGCTCGTTCTTCCTCGTCCTCGGCACGGTCGGGACCGCGGTCCTCGGGGCGTCGTACACCTCCCCGGGGTCGCTGACGCAGCCGTCGAGCCAGCAGGGCGTCGGCAACCTCGGCATCGCCCTGGCCGCCGGCCTGTCCTTCGTCGCGGTCGCCTACGCCGTCGGCTCGGTCTCCGGGGCCCACCTCAACCCGGCGGTGACGCTGGGGCTGTGGGCGGCCCGCCGCTTCGACTCGCTGCGCGAGGTGGGCCTGTACGTCGTCGCCCAGCTCGCCGGTGGCCTGCTCGCCGGCGCCGTCGTGTGGGGCACGGCCCGCAGCACCTTCGGCAGCGCGCAGGCGACGGGGCAGCTCGACGCCAACGGCTTCGGCGCGCACTCCCCCGTCGGCGCCGGGCTCGGCGTCGTGCTGCTCGCCGAGGTGCTGCTCACGGCGCTGCTCGTCCTCGTCGTCCTCGGCGCGACGACGTCGTACGCGCCGAGCGGGTTCGAGCCGATCGCCATCGGCTTCGCGTACGTCGTCGTGCACCTGGTCTCCCTGCCGCTGTCGCGCACCGGCGTCAACCCGGCCCGCTCGCTGGCCGTGGCGTTCTTCAACGGCGACGGCGCCCCGGGCCAGCTGTGGGTCTTCCTGCTCGCACCGGTCGTCGGCGCCGTCCTCGCCGGCTGGTCCTTCGAGGCGATCACCGGCATCGACCGCAGCAACGTCGACATCGGCGGCGGGCCCGCCGCGCGGTGA
- a CDS encoding alpha-amylase, giving the protein MGLRAHRRPPHREARRRSRLLPVLATVLALGAAPAVLSAPPAGATPPGTKDVTATMFEWRYDSVATACTTVLGPKGYGLVEVSPAAEHIAGSQWWTSYQPVSYKIAGRLGDQASFSRMVSACHAAGVKVVADVVVNHMSAGSGTGTGGTAYTKYDYPGTYQTQDFHSCRRDIADYTNRTEVQTCELVGLADLDTGSDYVRGRIAGYLSSLLALGVDGFRVDAAKHVAESDLAAIKAKLSNPNAYWVQEVIPGAGEAVQPSEYTPTGDVDNFQGAFDLKRMFTSDKIAYLSNWGEPWGYLKSGQARTFIDNWDTERNGSTLNAGYGNTYTLANVFMLAWPYGSPNVLSSYQYAGNDDGPPNGGTVNACFSDGWRCQHLWRQIANMVAFRNATAGQPVTSWWSNGANAIAFGRGSRGYVAINHEGSAITRTFQTSLPAGSYCDVQHGDPGANGACSGPKYTVASNGTFTATVGAGDAVALYVGA; this is encoded by the coding sequence ATGGGTCTGCGCGCGCACCGGCGCCCACCGCACCGCGAGGCACGACGGCGATCCCGCCTCCTCCCCGTCCTCGCGACCGTCCTCGCCCTCGGCGCCGCCCCGGCGGTGCTCTCGGCGCCACCCGCCGGCGCCACCCCGCCGGGCACCAAGGACGTCACGGCCACGATGTTCGAGTGGCGCTACGACTCGGTCGCCACCGCCTGCACGACCGTCCTCGGCCCGAAGGGCTACGGCCTGGTCGAGGTCTCCCCGGCCGCCGAGCACATCGCCGGCTCGCAGTGGTGGACGTCGTACCAGCCCGTGAGCTACAAGATCGCCGGGCGCCTCGGTGACCAGGCGTCGTTCTCGCGGATGGTCTCCGCGTGCCACGCCGCCGGCGTCAAGGTCGTCGCCGACGTCGTCGTCAACCACATGAGCGCGGGCAGCGGCACCGGCACCGGCGGGACGGCGTACACCAAGTACGACTACCCGGGGACCTACCAGACGCAGGACTTCCACTCCTGCCGTCGCGACATCGCGGACTACACCAACCGCACCGAGGTGCAGACCTGCGAGCTCGTCGGGCTCGCCGACCTCGACACCGGCAGCGACTACGTGCGCGGGAGGATCGCCGGCTACCTCAGCTCGCTGCTCGCCCTCGGCGTCGACGGCTTCCGCGTCGACGCGGCGAAGCACGTCGCCGAGAGCGACCTCGCGGCCATCAAGGCCAAGCTGAGCAACCCGAACGCCTACTGGGTCCAGGAGGTCATCCCCGGCGCGGGGGAGGCCGTCCAGCCGTCGGAGTACACGCCGACGGGCGACGTCGACAACTTCCAGGGGGCCTTCGACCTCAAGCGGATGTTCACCTCCGACAAGATCGCCTACCTGTCGAACTGGGGCGAGCCGTGGGGCTACCTCAAGAGCGGCCAGGCGCGGACCTTCATCGACAACTGGGACACCGAGCGCAACGGCTCGACCCTCAACGCCGGGTACGGCAACACCTACACGCTCGCCAACGTCTTCATGCTGGCCTGGCCGTACGGCAGCCCCAACGTCCTGTCGAGCTACCAGTACGCCGGCAACGACGACGGCCCGCCGAACGGCGGCACGGTCAACGCCTGCTTCTCCGACGGCTGGCGCTGCCAGCACCTGTGGCGCCAGATCGCCAACATGGTGGCCTTCCGGAACGCGACCGCCGGCCAGCCCGTGACGAGCTGGTGGAGCAACGGCGCCAACGCCATCGCCTTCGGGCGCGGCTCTCGCGGCTACGTCGCGATCAACCACGAGGGCTCCGCGATCACCCGGACCTTCCAGACCAGCCTGCCGGCGGGGTCCTACTGCGACGTCCAGCACGGTGACCCGGGCGCGAACGGCGCCTGCAGCGGCCCGAAGTACACGGTCGCGTCGAACGGCACGTTCACCGCCACCGTCGGGGCCGGGGACGCGGTCGCGCTGTACGTCGGCGCCTGA
- a CDS encoding PPOX class F420-dependent oxidoreductase has protein sequence MDLDTARELAREQRRSVLVTLKRDGRPQLSNVLHLVGDDGRLRVSITADRAKYHNLRRTPWGALHVTTADFWSYAVLEADVELLPVAQDPHDATVDALVEYYRTAQGEHPDWDEYRAAMVVEQRLLAVLTPTHAYGQRQG, from the coding sequence ATGGACCTCGACACCGCCCGGGAGCTCGCGCGCGAGCAGCGCCGCTCCGTCCTCGTCACCCTCAAGCGCGACGGCCGCCCGCAGCTGTCCAACGTGCTGCACCTGGTCGGCGACGACGGCCGGCTGCGGGTCTCGATCACCGCCGACCGCGCGAAGTACCACAACCTGCGCCGCACCCCGTGGGGCGCGCTGCACGTCACCACCGCGGACTTCTGGTCGTACGCCGTCCTCGAGGCCGACGTCGAGCTGCTCCCGGTCGCGCAGGACCCCCACGACGCGACGGTCGACGCGCTCGTCGAGTACTACCGCACCGCCCAGGGCGAGCACCCGGACTGGGACGAGTACCGCGCCGCGATGGTCGTCGAGCAGCGCCTGCTCGCCGTCCTCACCCCCACGCACGCCTACGGCCAGCGCCAGGGCTGA
- a CDS encoding NADP-dependent isocitrate dehydrogenase, whose product MSTIIYTLTDEAPLLATYSFLPVVEAYAAAAGVDVETRDISLAGRIVAAFADRLPEDQRESDALAELGALATTPEANIIKLPNISASVPQLKAAVAELQAQGIALPDYPDEPRTDEERETRARYDKVKGSAVNPVLREGNSDRRAPASVKSYARKHPHSMGAWSADSRTNVATMGHDDFRSTEQSVVLPADDTLTIRHVGADGTTTVLKDGLAVLAGEVVDATVLRAAALDAFLAEQVARAKAEGVLFSVHLKATMMKVSDPIVFGHVVRAYFADVYSRYGAELVAAGLDGSNGLGAVLAGLDGLEHGAEIRAAIEQGLADGPRLAMVNSDKGITNLHVPSDVIVDASMPAMIRTSGHMWGPDGEEADTLAVLPDSSYAGIYQAVLDDCRAHGAFDPTTVGSVPNVGLMAQKAEEYGSHDKTFEVTAAGKVEVVDAAGNVLMTHDVEPGDIWRACQTKDAPIRDWVGLAVTRARASATPAIFWLDEDRAHDANLIGKVRTYLAEHDTDGLDISIAAPVDAIRTSLERIRRGEDTISVTGNVLRDYLTDLFPILELGTSAKMLSIVPLMAGGGLFETGAGGSAPKHVQQLVEQDYLRWDSLGEFLALAASFEHLADHAKNERARVLGAALDRATATFLDENKSPGRKLGTVDNRGSHFYLALYWAQELARQDDDPQVAAAFADLARTLGEQEGRISQELLAVQGKPADIGGYFRPDAEKAARVMRPSATFNAALDALKARAAAL is encoded by the coding sequence ATGAGCACGATCATCTACACGCTCACCGACGAGGCGCCGCTGCTCGCGACGTACTCCTTCCTGCCGGTGGTGGAGGCCTACGCCGCGGCCGCCGGTGTCGACGTCGAGACCCGCGACATCTCGCTCGCCGGCCGCATCGTCGCCGCCTTCGCCGACCGCCTGCCCGAGGACCAGCGCGAGAGCGACGCCCTCGCCGAGCTCGGTGCGCTCGCGACGACGCCCGAGGCCAACATCATCAAGCTGCCGAACATCTCGGCGTCGGTGCCGCAGCTCAAGGCCGCCGTCGCCGAGCTGCAGGCGCAGGGGATCGCGCTGCCGGACTACCCGGACGAGCCGCGCACCGACGAGGAGCGCGAGACCCGCGCCCGGTACGACAAGGTCAAGGGCTCGGCCGTCAACCCCGTGCTGCGCGAAGGGAACTCGGACCGTCGCGCGCCGGCGTCGGTGAAGTCCTACGCGCGCAAGCACCCGCACTCGATGGGTGCGTGGAGCGCCGACTCGCGCACCAACGTCGCGACGATGGGCCACGACGACTTCCGCTCGACCGAGCAGTCCGTCGTCCTGCCCGCCGACGACACCCTGACCATCCGCCACGTCGGCGCCGACGGCACGACGACCGTCCTCAAGGACGGGCTCGCGGTCCTCGCGGGCGAGGTCGTCGACGCGACGGTCCTGCGCGCGGCGGCCCTCGACGCGTTCCTCGCCGAGCAGGTCGCCCGCGCCAAGGCCGAGGGCGTGCTGTTCTCGGTCCACCTCAAGGCGACGATGATGAAGGTCTCCGACCCCATCGTCTTCGGCCACGTCGTGCGCGCCTACTTCGCCGACGTCTACAGCCGGTACGGCGCCGAGCTGGTCGCCGCCGGGCTCGACGGCTCCAACGGCCTCGGGGCCGTCCTCGCCGGGCTGGACGGGCTCGAGCACGGCGCCGAGATCCGCGCCGCGATCGAGCAGGGCCTCGCCGACGGCCCGCGCCTGGCGATGGTCAACTCCGACAAGGGGATCACCAACCTGCACGTGCCGAGCGACGTCATCGTCGACGCGTCGATGCCGGCGATGATCCGCACCTCCGGCCACATGTGGGGCCCGGACGGCGAGGAGGCCGACACGCTCGCGGTGCTGCCCGACTCGTCGTACGCCGGCATCTACCAGGCCGTCCTCGACGACTGCCGCGCCCACGGCGCCTTCGACCCGACGACGGTGGGCTCGGTGCCCAACGTCGGTCTCATGGCCCAGAAGGCCGAGGAGTACGGGTCGCACGACAAGACCTTCGAGGTCACCGCGGCCGGCAAGGTCGAGGTCGTCGACGCCGCCGGCAACGTGCTCATGACCCACGACGTCGAGCCGGGCGACATCTGGCGCGCCTGCCAGACCAAGGACGCGCCCATCCGCGACTGGGTGGGGCTGGCCGTCACCCGCGCCCGCGCGTCGGCGACGCCGGCGATCTTCTGGCTCGACGAGGACCGCGCCCACGACGCCAACCTCATCGGCAAGGTGCGGACCTACCTCGCCGAGCACGACACGGACGGGCTGGACATCAGCATCGCCGCCCCGGTCGACGCGATCCGCACGTCGCTGGAGCGGATCCGGCGCGGCGAGGACACCATCTCGGTGACCGGGAACGTGCTGCGCGACTACCTCACCGACCTCTTCCCGATCCTCGAGCTCGGCACGAGCGCGAAGATGCTCTCGATCGTGCCGCTCATGGCCGGTGGCGGGCTCTTCGAGACCGGCGCGGGCGGCTCGGCGCCGAAGCACGTGCAGCAGCTGGTCGAGCAGGACTACCTGCGCTGGGACAGCCTCGGCGAGTTCCTCGCGCTGGCCGCGTCGTTCGAGCACCTGGCCGACCACGCGAAGAACGAGCGGGCGCGGGTCCTCGGCGCGGCGCTCGACCGGGCGACGGCGACCTTCCTCGACGAGAACAAGTCCCCGGGGCGCAAGCTCGGCACCGTCGACAACCGCGGCAGCCACTTCTACCTCGCGCTCTACTGGGCGCAGGAGCTGGCCCGCCAGGACGACGACCCGCAGGTCGCCGCCGCGTTCGCCGACCTCGCGCGCACGCTCGGCGAGCAGGAGGGCCGCATCTCGCAGGAGCTGCTGGCCGTCCAGGGGAAGCCGGCCGACATCGGTGGCTACTTCCGCCCCGACGCCGAGAAGGCCGCCCGGGTCATGCGCCCGTCGGCGACGTTCAACGCCGCGCTCGACGCGCTCAAGGCCCGCGCCGCCGCGCTCTGA
- a CDS encoding carboxymuconolactone decarboxylase family protein, with protein MEYDVTTDVRADLGTEPSGSFLAPTPPSEGAQRLGRDDLEQLGYVMNASRLWGRLPAEHDALFALLGGAARTAGLSMRQRGVLVAACASTLGDSYCSLAWGGKLASVADPDVAATVLRGDDTRLDTGERALAQWARTVTADPNGTTPEDLDALRAAGYDDTQVAAITLFVALRVAFSTVNDALGARPDRALVDGLPEVVRDAVTWGRTPEE; from the coding sequence ATGGAGTACGACGTCACCACGGACGTGCGCGCTGACCTGGGGACCGAGCCGTCCGGCAGCTTCCTCGCGCCGACCCCGCCGAGCGAGGGGGCGCAGCGGCTGGGCCGGGACGACCTCGAGCAGCTGGGCTACGTCATGAACGCCTCGCGGCTGTGGGGTCGGCTGCCCGCCGAGCACGACGCGCTCTTCGCGCTGCTGGGCGGGGCCGCGCGCACCGCGGGGCTGTCGATGCGCCAGCGGGGGGTGCTCGTCGCGGCGTGCGCGTCGACGCTCGGCGACTCCTACTGCTCGCTCGCCTGGGGCGGGAAGCTCGCGTCGGTCGCGGACCCGGACGTCGCGGCGACGGTGCTGCGCGGTGACGACACCCGGCTCGACACCGGTGAGCGGGCGCTGGCGCAGTGGGCCCGAACGGTCACCGCCGACCCGAACGGCACGACCCCGGAGGACCTCGACGCGCTGCGCGCCGCCGGGTACGACGACACGCAGGTCGCCGCCATCACGCTCTTCGTCGCGCTGCGGGTCGCGTTCTCGACGGTCAACGACGCGCTCGGCGCGCGCCCGGACCGGGCCCTCGTCGACGGCCTGCCGGAGGTCGTGCGCGACGCCGTGACCTGGGGCCGCACGCCCGAGGAGTGA
- a CDS encoding DUF3017 domain-containing protein produces the protein MTASGGGGRWRALSGLGPWWLVALGLLAGLVLVLVGPVRQGGYVVAGSVALGAVLRAVLPSPRGGGLEVRSRGTDVVLLLLVAAALVTAFTLVKLDVPPGG, from the coding sequence GTGACGGCGAGCGGCGGTGGGGGACGCTGGCGCGCCCTGTCGGGGCTCGGGCCGTGGTGGCTCGTCGCCCTCGGTCTGCTCGCCGGTCTCGTGCTCGTCCTCGTCGGTCCGGTGCGCCAGGGCGGGTACGTCGTCGCCGGGTCGGTCGCGCTCGGCGCGGTGCTGCGCGCCGTCCTGCCCAGCCCTCGCGGCGGCGGCCTCGAGGTCCGCTCCCGCGGCACCGACGTCGTCCTGCTGCTCCTCGTCGCGGCGGCCCTCGTCACCGCGTTCACCCTCGTCAAGCTCGACGTCCCGCCCGGCGGCTGA
- a CDS encoding aldo/keto reductase, translated as MEYRTLGRSGCAVSALTLGTMTFGNETDEEGAHAQLDLFVESGGTLVDTADVYNAGVSEEIIGRWLASRPADVRDQVVVASKGRFPTGPGPNDLGLSRRHLSRAIDASLRRLGVETIDLYQVHAHDPFTPVEETLSALDDAVHAGKISYVGLSNFTGWQLQKAVDVAEFGGMSVPVTLQPQYNLLVREIEWEIVPAAQANGLGLLPWSPLGGGWLTGKYRREERPTGATRLGEDPERGVEAYDRRGRQERTWATIDAVRAVAEARGVTLGQVALAWLRDRPAVTSVILGARTLEQLRDNLGSSDVVLTDDEVSRLDAASDPAPADYPYGGPGVAQRSRRIDGGR; from the coding sequence ATGGAGTACCGCACCCTCGGCCGCAGCGGCTGTGCCGTCTCGGCCCTCACGCTCGGCACGATGACCTTCGGCAACGAGACCGACGAGGAGGGGGCGCACGCGCAGCTCGACCTCTTCGTCGAGTCCGGGGGGACGCTGGTCGACACCGCCGACGTCTACAACGCCGGGGTCAGCGAGGAGATCATCGGCCGCTGGCTCGCGTCACGACCGGCCGACGTGCGCGACCAGGTCGTCGTCGCGAGCAAGGGCCGCTTCCCGACCGGCCCGGGCCCCAACGACCTCGGCCTGTCCCGGCGCCACCTGTCGCGCGCGATCGACGCCTCGCTGCGCCGGCTCGGGGTCGAGACGATCGACCTCTACCAGGTGCACGCGCACGACCCGTTCACGCCGGTCGAGGAGACGCTGTCGGCGCTCGACGACGCCGTGCACGCCGGGAAGATCTCGTACGTCGGCCTGTCGAACTTCACCGGCTGGCAGCTGCAGAAGGCGGTCGACGTCGCGGAGTTCGGTGGCATGAGCGTGCCGGTGACCCTGCAGCCGCAGTACAACCTGCTGGTCCGCGAGATCGAGTGGGAGATCGTGCCGGCAGCCCAGGCCAACGGCCTCGGCCTGCTGCCGTGGTCGCCGCTGGGCGGCGGGTGGTTGACCGGGAAGTACCGTCGTGAGGAACGACCCACCGGCGCGACGCGGCTGGGCGAGGACCCGGAGCGCGGCGTCGAGGCCTACGACCGACGGGGCCGGCAGGAGCGCACCTGGGCGACGATCGACGCCGTACGGGCGGTGGCCGAGGCGCGCGGGGTCACCCTCGGTCAGGTCGCCCTGGCGTGGCTGCGCGACCGGCCGGCGGTCACCTCGGTGATCCTCGGGGCGCGCACGCTCGAGCAGCTGCGCGACAACCTCGGCTCGAGCGACGTCGTCCTCACCGACGACGAGGTCTCGCGGCTCGACGCGGCGAGCGACCCGGCCCCGGCCGACTACCCGTACGGCGGCCCGGGCGTCGCCCAGCGCTCGCGCCGCATCGACGGCGGCCGCTGA
- a CDS encoding HAD-IIA family hydrolase, with product MTERKPVECWLTDMDGVLVHEEHAIPGASDFIEALVETERRFLVLTNNSIYTPRDLRARLARSGIDLPEEVIWTSALATAAFLAEQRPGGSAYVVGEAGMTTALHEAGYTLTERDPDYVVLGETRTYSFEAITKAIRLIVAGARFIATNPDPSGPSPDGMLPATGSVAALITRATGREPYYVGKPNPLMMRSALNRIEAHSETTVMIGDRMDTDVVSGLEAGLRTVLVLTGSTSRDQVERYPFRPTRVVDSIADVVPLVAELAGR from the coding sequence ATGACCGAGCGCAAGCCCGTCGAGTGCTGGCTGACCGACATGGACGGCGTCCTCGTCCACGAGGAGCACGCCATCCCCGGCGCGTCCGACTTCATCGAGGCGCTGGTCGAGACCGAGCGGCGTTTCCTCGTCCTCACGAACAACTCGATCTACACCCCGCGCGACCTGCGGGCGCGCCTCGCCCGCAGCGGCATCGACCTGCCGGAGGAGGTCATCTGGACGTCGGCGCTGGCCACCGCCGCGTTCCTCGCGGAGCAGCGGCCCGGCGGGTCGGCGTACGTCGTGGGGGAGGCGGGGATGACGACGGCGCTGCACGAGGCGGGCTACACGCTCACCGAGCGCGACCCCGACTACGTCGTCCTCGGCGAGACCCGCACCTACTCCTTCGAGGCCATCACCAAGGCCATCCGGCTCATCGTCGCCGGAGCCCGCTTCATCGCCACCAACCCCGACCCCAGCGGCCCCAGCCCGGACGGCATGCTGCCGGCCACCGGGTCGGTCGCCGCGCTCATCACCCGGGCCACCGGGCGGGAGCCGTACTACGTCGGCAAGCCCAACCCGCTGATGATGCGCAGCGCGCTCAACCGCATCGAGGCGCACAGCGAGACGACGGTGATGATCGGCGACCGGATGGACACCGACGTCGTCAGCGGGCTCGAGGCCGGGCTACGGACCGTCCTCGTCCTCACCGGGTCGACGTCGCGCGACCAGGTCGAGCGGTACCCCTTCCGTCCCACCCGGGTCGTCGACTCGATCGCCGACGTCGTGCCGCTCGTCGCCGAGCTCGCCGGCCGGTGA
- a CDS encoding O-antigen ligase family protein → MVLPGALTPFVLPKLTVDAVALGLALLAARRSRLGRPGLLVLVAGLLVLALAALLGGAPLAQLVGRAPRYEGVVSVGVYALAVAAGAWLLGAPGPLRRHLVRATTVAAALVGALAVLQTLGLLTGSTDVTRPGSLLGNATEQGAYGVAVLGLVLGLGDVRRDRWSQVAAVAAVLAVVTSASRGALLGLLVAVAVVAVTGTPVVRRVAFGGLGAVVVLALALPLTRDRLLLLSPLSRQTVSGRWLEWQETLTLLAHHPVLGVGPSGFVTAVPAVQSADYVRLAGADRLDSPHSVPLQVAVAGGALLLVVAVAAVVVLVRAARARRARWATDRPRDRAWVRGTSAAVAGWGAVLLTHFTAPGSTPLLCVLAGSLLAVPRERERPVALRRAAAGVVALAALALALASAAEVPLRSGLLALAAGQGEAGLADLDRAHALRPWDRDLDGLAAHALVTDPPADPARWAPYVERAAAAVPTDAGALVDLAALDRLRGRPDDALVALDRAHAAAPVDAEVLVARARVLAGLGRLDAAVADLTATADLRPRDPLPLTLLAGVYQQQGRLDLAQRAATRAASLGGR, encoded by the coding sequence GTGGTGCTGCCCGGCGCCCTCACCCCGTTCGTCCTGCCCAAGCTCACCGTCGACGCGGTCGCCCTCGGTCTCGCCCTGCTCGCCGCCCGGCGCAGCCGGCTCGGCCGCCCGGGGCTGCTCGTCCTCGTGGCCGGGCTGCTCGTCCTCGCGCTCGCCGCGCTGCTCGGCGGGGCACCGCTCGCGCAGCTCGTCGGGCGCGCCCCGCGCTACGAGGGCGTGGTCTCGGTCGGCGTCTACGCCCTGGCCGTCGCCGCCGGCGCCTGGCTGCTCGGCGCCCCGGGGCCGCTGCGCCGGCACCTGGTGCGGGCGACGACGGTCGCCGCCGCCCTCGTCGGGGCGCTCGCGGTGCTCCAGACCCTCGGGCTGCTCACCGGGTCCACCGACGTCACCCGACCCGGCTCGCTGCTCGGCAACGCCACCGAGCAGGGGGCGTACGGCGTCGCCGTCCTCGGTCTCGTGCTCGGTCTCGGCGACGTCCGGCGCGACCGGTGGTCCCAGGTCGCCGCCGTCGCCGCGGTGCTCGCCGTCGTCACGTCCGCCTCCCGCGGCGCGCTGCTCGGCCTGCTCGTCGCGGTCGCCGTCGTCGCGGTCACCGGCACGCCGGTCGTGCGCCGGGTCGCGTTCGGCGGCCTCGGCGCGGTCGTCGTCCTCGCGCTCGCGCTGCCGCTCACCCGGGACCGCCTGCTGCTGCTGAGCCCGCTGTCCCGGCAGACGGTCAGCGGGCGCTGGCTGGAGTGGCAGGAGACGCTGACGCTGCTCGCCCACCACCCGGTGCTCGGCGTCGGCCCGTCGGGGTTCGTCACCGCCGTCCCCGCGGTGCAGAGCGCCGACTACGTGCGCCTCGCCGGTGCGGACCGCCTCGACAGCCCGCACTCGGTGCCGCTGCAGGTCGCCGTCGCCGGGGGAGCGCTGCTGCTCGTCGTGGCCGTGGCCGCCGTCGTCGTGCTCGTCCGCGCCGCCCGGGCCCGGCGGGCCCGGTGGGCGACGGACCGGCCCCGGGACCGGGCGTGGGTGAGGGGGACGTCGGCGGCGGTCGCGGGGTGGGGTGCCGTGCTGCTCACGCACTTCACCGCGCCCGGCTCGACCCCGCTGCTGTGCGTGCTGGCCGGCAGCCTCCTGGCGGTGCCCCGCGAGCGCGAGCGACCGGTCGCGCTGCGCCGGGCCGCCGCGGGTGTCGTGGCGCTCGCCGCCCTCGCGCTGGCCCTTGCGTCGGCCGCCGAGGTGCCGCTGCGCTCGGGGCTGCTGGCGCTCGCGGCGGGGCAGGGCGAGGCCGGCCTGGCCGACCTCGACCGCGCCCACGCGCTGCGGCCGTGGGACCGCGACCTCGACGGGCTCGCGGCGCACGCGCTGGTGACGGACCCGCCCGCGGACCCGGCCCGGTGGGCGCCGTACGTCGAGCGGGCGGCCGCGGCCGTCCCCACCGACGCCGGCGCGCTCGTCGACCTGGCGGCGCTCGACCGGCTGCGCGGACGGCCCGACGACGCCCTCGTCGCGCTCGACCGGGCCCACGCCGCCGCCCCCGTCGACGCCGAGGTGCTCGTGGCCCGGGCCCGGGTCCTCGCGGGGCTGGGCCGGCTCGACGCGGCGGTGGCCGACCTCACCGCCACCGCCGACCTGCGCCCGCGCGACCCGCTGCCGCTGACGCTGCTCGCCGGGGTCTACCAGCAGCAGGGGCGCCTCGACCTGGCGCAGCGGGCCGCCACCCGGGCCGCGTCCCTCGGGGGCCGCTGA
- a CDS encoding malate dehydrogenase: MTTTPVKVAVTGAAGQIGYSLLFRLAAGDLLGPDTPIELRLLEITPALKALEGVVMELDDCAFPTLAGVQIGDDPTTVFDGVNLALLVGARPRGPGMERGDLLEANGGIFAPQGKALSEVAADDVKVVVTGNPANTNALIALSNAGDIPARQFSALTRLDHNRAIAQLAARLQVPVTEVKHMTIWGNHSATQYPDLFHAEVSGRNAYEAVGDHDWVENTFIPTVAKRGAAIIEARGASSAASAASATIDHARTWLQGTAEGDWVSMAVPSDGSYGVPEGIVSSFPVTVTDGEWSIVQGLEIDDFSRARIDASVEELQGERDAVQELGLLG; encoded by the coding sequence TTGACCACCACCCCCGTCAAGGTCGCCGTCACCGGCGCCGCCGGCCAGATCGGCTACAGCCTGCTCTTCCGCCTCGCCGCGGGTGACCTGCTCGGCCCCGACACCCCGATCGAGCTGCGCCTGCTCGAGATCACGCCGGCGCTCAAGGCGCTCGAGGGCGTCGTCATGGAGCTCGACGACTGCGCCTTCCCGACCCTCGCGGGGGTGCAGATCGGCGACGACCCGACGACGGTCTTCGACGGCGTCAACCTCGCCCTCCTCGTCGGCGCCCGCCCGCGCGGCCCGGGCATGGAGCGCGGCGACCTGCTGGAGGCCAACGGCGGCATCTTCGCGCCGCAGGGCAAGGCCCTGTCCGAGGTCGCGGCCGACGACGTCAAGGTCGTCGTCACCGGCAACCCGGCCAACACCAACGCGCTCATCGCCCTGAGCAACGCGGGCGACATCCCCGCGCGGCAGTTCTCGGCCCTGACCCGCCTGGACCACAACCGCGCCATCGCGCAGCTCGCGGCCAGGCTGCAGGTCCCGGTCACCGAGGTCAAGCACATGACGATCTGGGGCAACCACTCGGCCACGCAGTACCCCGACCTCTTCCACGCCGAGGTCTCCGGCCGCAACGCCTACGAGGCCGTCGGCGACCACGACTGGGTCGAGAACACCTTCATCCCCACCGTCGCCAAGCGCGGCGCGGCGATCATCGAGGCGCGTGGCGCGTCGTCCGCCGCCTCGGCCGCGTCGGCGACCATCGACCACGCCCGCACCTGGCTGCAGGGCACGGCGGAGGGCGACTGGGTCTCCATGGCCGTCCCGTCCGACGGCTCGTACGGCGTCCCCGAGGGCATCGTCTCCTCCTTCCCGGTCACGGTGACGGACGGCGAGTGGAGCATCGTCCAGGGCCTGGAGATCGACGACTTCTCGCGCGCGAGGATCGACGCGTCGGTCGAGGAGCTCCAGGGCGAGCGCGACGCCGTCCAGGAGCTCGGCCTGCTCGGCTGA